In Pseudomonadota bacterium, one genomic interval encodes:
- a CDS encoding histidine phosphatase family protein gives MRILLLRHAKSSWDHPGLRDHDRPLAGRGERAAPAMGAHFASSDLRIDRVISSTAERAIATARLFCESFDQQTPLTSHAGLYHADELTLLSIAIEGAHGDEGGRVMLVGHNPGMHDLALLLCCEGDPDDVARMHAKFPTGALAEFDLPLQQMVGRQSVTQLQAQLPAGRLVRFIRPKDLPGAKELRV, from the coding sequence ATGCGAATTCTTCTTCTTCGACATGCCAAATCCTCCTGGGACCACCCGGGACTTCGCGATCATGACCGCCCGCTCGCCGGTCGGGGCGAGCGCGCAGCCCCTGCGATGGGCGCGCACTTTGCTAGTTCCGATCTACGTATCGACCGGGTCATCAGCTCTACCGCCGAACGAGCGATAGCCACGGCCCGCCTTTTTTGCGAGTCTTTCGATCAACAGACCCCACTGACCAGCCACGCCGGCCTCTACCACGCCGACGAACTAACGCTTTTGTCCATAGCCATCGAAGGGGCGCACGGGGACGAAGGCGGCAGAGTCATGCTGGTCGGGCACAATCCTGGGATGCACGACCTTGCCCTCTTGCTCTGTTGCGAAGGCGATCCGGATGATGTCGCACGGATGCACGCTAAGTTCCCAACCGGCGCACTGGCGGAATTCGATCTGCCTCTACAGCAAATGGTGGGGCGCCAATCAGTAACGCAGCTACAGGCCCAATTGCCAGCAGGGCGACTGGTGCGGTTTATCCGACCCAAGGATTTGCCGGGCGCAAAGGAACTGAGGGTTTAG